One stretch of Spirochaetales bacterium DNA includes these proteins:
- a CDS encoding GNAT family acetyltransferase: MKIRLYNDKTDRKAVVSLLKSVFLVNAPHNDPETSIDRKLNHADELLFVAVDDGGRIAGSIMAGYDGHRGWIYSLAVDRRFRRKGTGSLLLSHAEQALEKLGCPKVNLQVLTDNKSVVGFYKKNGYIVEKRISMGKKLY, from the coding sequence ATGAAAATACGATTGTATAATGATAAAACGGACAGAAAGGCGGTCGTTTCCCTTCTGAAATCGGTATTCCTTGTCAATGCACCGCATAACGATCCGGAGACCTCGATAGACCGTAAATTAAATCATGCGGACGAACTGCTGTTCGTCGCGGTCGATGACGGCGGCCGTATCGCCGGAAGCATTATGGCCGGCTATGACGGACACCGGGGGTGGATATATTCACTGGCGGTCGACCGGCGATTCAGGAGAAAGGGAACAGGTTCGCTGCTTCTTTCCCATGCGGAGCAGGCGTTGGAGAAACTGGGTTGTCCGAAAGTAAACCTGCAGGTCCTCACCGACAACAAGTCGGTTGTCGGTTTTTACAAGAAAAACGGTTACATTGTCGAGAAACGAATCAGCATGGGTAAAAAATTATACTGA
- a CDS encoding EFR1 family ferrodoxin (N-terminal region resembles flavodoxins. C-terminal ferrodoxin region binds two 4Fe-4S clusters.), with the protein MNNKETHIYYFSGTGNSLHIAKELQKRLSGTTLVPMVSAVKYDRMEVDADAVGFVFPIHCLGIPMFVEDFLRNIRIRSASYLFAVTSRECSAGVVSEINKLLSGQERKLDSFFSVQMPETYLPVFDVDSTEEIEKKEAGMVKKLDLIQAIISEKKKYLKPDPKEPAMFLYYLLRPAVRFLFNKTRYFNIENRFYPDDHCSGCGLCAEICLSDKIEMENNRPVWKKGIKCMFCFACIHYCPLRAIQIRKSKSGIRGRYHHPEVSAKEIFRQKEDGLEQADGCIEK; encoded by the coding sequence CAAAGGAACTGCAAAAACGGCTTTCGGGAACCACCCTTGTGCCGATGGTGAGCGCGGTAAAATATGACAGGATGGAGGTCGACGCTGATGCGGTCGGGTTTGTTTTTCCCATCCACTGTCTCGGTATCCCGATGTTTGTCGAAGATTTTCTACGCAATATCCGTATACGGTCGGCTTCGTATTTGTTTGCCGTCACATCGAGGGAGTGTTCCGCCGGAGTCGTTTCGGAGATAAATAAACTTTTATCGGGGCAGGAGAGAAAACTCGACTCCTTTTTCTCTGTCCAGATGCCTGAAACATACCTTCCGGTATTCGACGTCGATTCGACAGAAGAAATCGAAAAAAAGGAAGCCGGTATGGTGAAGAAACTGGATCTCATTCAAGCGATAATATCGGAAAAGAAAAAATATCTGAAACCCGATCCGAAAGAACCGGCGATGTTCCTGTATTACCTGCTGAGACCGGCGGTGCGATTCTTATTCAATAAAACAAGGTATTTTAATATCGAAAACAGGTTCTATCCAGATGACCATTGCAGCGGGTGCGGTCTTTGCGCCGAAATATGTTTGTCGGATAAAATAGAAATGGAAAACAACCGGCCGGTATGGAAGAAGGGCATAAAATGTATGTTTTGTTTCGCATGTATTCATTATTGCCCTCTGCGGGCGATACAGATAAGAAAGAGTAAATCCGGTATTAGAGGGAGATATCATCATCCGGAGGTATCCGCGAAAGAGATTTTCCGTCAGAAGGAAGACGGACTGGAACAGGCGGACGGTTGTATCGAAAAATAA